The genomic window CGCGAGCGATAGGCACATGCTCGATGGCACCCGTTGCTGTTTTTGCAACTACGGGTGTCACACCAACAGCTCGATGCTTGGGAATAATGACACCTGAAACATTGGTTGCATCGGCTGTTCTTAGGATAGAACCTAAGTTATGAGGGTCGGTTAGTCCATCGAGGATCAATAGTAGTGGGTTTTCTTCTTGGCGAGTCTGAGCAAGAATCTGCTCAAGTTCAGTATAGGCAAATTCAGAAACACGTAGGACAAAACCTTGGTGGACAGCTCCTTCAGTCATTTCGGAAAGAGATTTTTTTGAAGTCCAAGAAATGGATACTTTCTTTTCAGTTGCCAGTTCTTTGACTTTTTCTACATTCTTACCTCGTAAATCATCCTGGAGATAGAGTTTGTTTCCAGTATTTGCTAACAGTGCTTCGGTAACGGCGTGAACGCCATAGACAATATCATTTGTTTTCATGGCTCTATTATAACATAAAACCCCGTTGTCGAACGGGATTTTCTTTATTCCAGAATGAGTAAACCTTCTTTGACTGCGAAAGGATCCTTTTCATTGATACGATCATAAAACATAACACCATTTAAGTGGTCGATTTCATGTTGTACAACGATGGAGTTGTAGCCTTTTAGCTTGATGCGATGTTTTTCACCGTCCTTATCAAAGTAGTCGACAGTTACTCGAGCATGGCGGATAACATAACCTGGGACAGCACGATCGACTGATAGGCAACCTTCTCCCTCTCCTAGAGCAGCGTCTTGGACTGAGTGTGAGACAATCTTAGGATTGTACATAACAGCTTGTAAGTCATAGGCATCTTGAGGTGTTTCACCTTCCTCGGTGATATTAGGAACTAAAACAGTAATGATGCGTTTTGAGATATCTAGTTGTGGTGCAGCAAGTCCGACTCCTCCACGTAGCCCTAACTTTTCAGCCATAACTGGGTCTTGTGAATGTTTCAAAAATTGCATCATTTTCTCACCAAGGATGATATCTTGATTGCTCAATGGGAAACTGACTTCCTCGGCAACTGCACGTAGGGTTGGATTGCCCTCGCGGATAATATCTTTCATATCGATTAAATGTGAAGCTTTTGTAATACGTTCTATAGCAGACATCTTCTCTCCTTCCTTCCATTACAATTCCATGATAACACAAAATAGTTGAGAAAGAAAGTCACAGAAGTTGCTAATAAAAGGAAATACCAATTTGTCTGTGGTATAATAAAGTAAGGAGACTTGCATTAAAAAGCAAGGAGAGAAAAGATGGAAAAACGCAGTAGTAGAAATCAAAAAGATCCTGTCTTAGGACTTGTCAGAAAATTTATTCGTTTTTTTAGAAACTATCGCCAATGGAGTAATAAAACCTTTGTTGTTGTGTTGTTGATTGTTGTTGCGATTTCGATGGCTTTGACTTTATTAGCTCAAGGAATTAAGGGAGTTCCATTAGTGAATAGTAGTGTAACTACAGTGAGTCAGAGTGCTGATTCTAAGGAGAAAACTACTGTAACGGAACAGGAAACAAGTGCTCGCATCATGGCAAATGGTGATTTGCTTTACCATGACATCATCTACATTTCAGCAAAAAAGGCAGACGGTACCTACGATTTTCATGAAAACTTTGAATACGTAAAGCCTTGGCTTAAGCAAGCTGACTTGGTCATTGGTGATTTTGAAGGAACTGTAAATAAAGATCACTATCTTGCAGGTTACCCCTTATTTAATGCACCTGGTGAAGTCATGGACGCTATAAAAGATGCAGGCTATCAAGTGCTAGACTTGGCTCATAATCATATCTTGGATTCTCAAATTGAGGGAGTAGTTTCAACCGCAGATGCGATTGAAAAAGCTGGAATGACACCAATCGGAGTCTACACTCATGAACCACGAGATAAAGCACCTATTGTCATCAAGGAAGTCAATGGGATTAAAGTTGCCCTTTTAGCTTATTCCTATGGTTTTAACGGAATTGAACAAAGCATTTCTCAAGAGGATTATAATCGCTATCTTTCAGACTTAGATGAAGATAAAATGAAGGCTGAAATTGAGCGAGCAGAGAAAGAGGCAGATATTACAATTATCATGCCTCAGATGGGAGTTGAGTATCAAATTGAGCCGACTGAGGAGCAAAAGAAACTTTACCATAAAATGATTGATTGGGGTGCTGATATTATCTTTGGTGGTCATCCTCACGTTGTTGAACCAGCTGAAACGGTTGAAAAAGAAGGTGATAAAAAGCTTATCATTTACTCTATGGGGAATTTCATCTCAAATCAACGGATTGAAACCATGCAGGATGTTGAAAATGCCAAGTGGACGGAACGTGGAGTTCTCATGGATGTGACCATTAAGAAGAAATCCGGTAAAACGACTATCGAAACTGCCCAAGCCCATCCAAGCTGGGTGAGTAGGACTCCAAAGGGAGGCTATTCTCCAGAAGGATACCCACTCTATCTTTACCAAACTTATATCCTGGAAGACTTTATTGAGGGTGGGAAATACCGTAGTCAGTTAGACGAGGCTACCAAGGAACGGATTGATACAGCCTATAAAGAAATGAATGAACATGTAGGTTTGAAGTGGTAGTGATTCGAATCTCAAGGAGACAAAATGGAAATTAAGATAGTAGCAACGGATATGGATGGTACTTTGTTAGATCCAAGAGGTCAACTAGACCTTCCTCGCTTAGAGAAAATTTTAGATAAGCTGGACCACCGTGGCGTTCGGTTTGTCATTGCGACTGGAAATGAAGTTCATCGTATGCGACAATTACTGGGACATCTAGCAGAAAGAGTCGTTCTGGTAGTTGCTAATGGTGCTCGGATATTCGAAAATAATGAATTGATTCAAGCACAAACTTGGGATGATGCCATGGTTGATAGGGCTTTAGCTCATTTTAAAGGTAGAGAATGTCAGGATCAGTTTGTCGTAACTGCGATGAATGGTGGTTTTGTAAAGAAAGGTACTGTTTTTACAGAACTTGATAAATTTATGACTCCAGAGATGATTGAGAAGCTCTATCAACGAATGAACTTTGTCGATGAATTTGACTCTAATCTCTTCGGTGGTGTTCTCAAGATGAGCATGGTAGTTGGTGAAGAGCGATTGGATTCGGTTTTACAGGAAATTAATGACCTATTTGATGGGCATGTGCGAGCTGTTTCCAGCGGTTATGGCTGTATTGATATCTTACAAGATGGGATTCATAAAGCGTGGGGGCTAGTAGAATTACTCAAACGTTGGAACTTAAAACCTGAACAAATCATGGCCTTCGGTGATAGTGAAAATGACATTGAAATGTTAGAGTTGGCAGGAATTTCATACGCTATGGAAAATGCAGAAGAGGCTGTTAAGAGAGTTGCGACAAAAGTAGCTCCAGCCAACAGTCAGGCGGGTGTTTACAAAGTTTTAGAGAACTGGCTAGAAAGAGGAGAATAACTTGGCAGTACAGCTATTAGAAAATTGGCTCTTAAAAGAGCAGGAGAAAATCCAAACCAAGTATCGTGAACTCAACCAGATTTCTGTAATTGAACCAGATATCATCTTTATTGGAGATTCTATTGTTGAGTATTATCCCTTGCAAGAATTACTAGGGACAACAAAGACCATTGTAAACCGAGGTATTCGAGGCTATCAAACTGGACTTTTACTAGATAACCTTGATGCCCACCTCTATGGTGATGCAGTGGATCAAATTGTGCTTTTG from Streptococcus sp. oral taxon 061 includes these protein-coding regions:
- the def gene encoding peptide deformylase; the protein is MSAIERITKASHLIDMKDIIREGNPTLRAVAEEVSFPLSNQDIILGEKMMQFLKHSQDPVMAEKLGLRGGVGLAAPQLDISKRIITVLVPNITEEGETPQDAYDLQAVMYNPKIVSHSVQDAALGEGEGCLSVDRAVPGYVIRHARVTVDYFDKDGEKHRIKLKGYNSIVVQHEIDHLNGVMFYDRINEKDPFAVKEGLLILE
- a CDS encoding CapA family protein; translation: MEKRSSRNQKDPVLGLVRKFIRFFRNYRQWSNKTFVVVLLIVVAISMALTLLAQGIKGVPLVNSSVTTVSQSADSKEKTTVTEQETSARIMANGDLLYHDIIYISAKKADGTYDFHENFEYVKPWLKQADLVIGDFEGTVNKDHYLAGYPLFNAPGEVMDAIKDAGYQVLDLAHNHILDSQIEGVVSTADAIEKAGMTPIGVYTHEPRDKAPIVIKEVNGIKVALLAYSYGFNGIEQSISQEDYNRYLSDLDEDKMKAEIERAEKEADITIIMPQMGVEYQIEPTEEQKKLYHKMIDWGADIIFGGHPHVVEPAETVEKEGDKKLIIYSMGNFISNQRIETMQDVENAKWTERGVLMDVTIKKKSGKTTIETAQAHPSWVSRTPKGGYSPEGYPLYLYQTYILEDFIEGGKYRSQLDEATKERIDTAYKEMNEHVGLKW
- a CDS encoding HAD family hydrolase, whose product is MEIKIVATDMDGTLLDPRGQLDLPRLEKILDKLDHRGVRFVIATGNEVHRMRQLLGHLAERVVLVVANGARIFENNELIQAQTWDDAMVDRALAHFKGRECQDQFVVTAMNGGFVKKGTVFTELDKFMTPEMIEKLYQRMNFVDEFDSNLFGGVLKMSMVVGEERLDSVLQEINDLFDGHVRAVSSGYGCIDILQDGIHKAWGLVELLKRWNLKPEQIMAFGDSENDIEMLELAGISYAMENAEEAVKRVATKVAPANSQAGVYKVLENWLERGE
- the rlmB gene encoding 23S rRNA (guanosine(2251)-2'-O)-methyltransferase RlmB; protein product: MKTNDIVYGVHAVTEALLANTGNKLYLQDDLRGKNVEKVKELATEKKVSISWTSKKSLSEMTEGAVHQGFVLRVSEFAYTELEQILAQTRQEENPLLLILDGLTDPHNLGSILRTADATNVSGVIIPKHRAVGVTPVVAKTATGAIEHVPIARVTNLSQTLDKLKEEGFWTFGTDMNGTPCHKWNTSGKVALIIGNEGKGISSNIKKQVDEMITIPMNGHVQSLNASVAAAILMYEVFRNRL